Proteins encoded in a region of the Mercenaria mercenaria strain notata chromosome 1, MADL_Memer_1, whole genome shotgun sequence genome:
- the LOC123529344 gene encoding enolase-phosphatase E1-like codes for MAPQTKRTLEEGESLLEGAKALVLDIEGTIAPISFVKEKLFPYVRENLESYLSTRYDEEETQADISALRALAAKDKEEGKDVVQLPEKEDGNKDDVIKAVVSNVNAQMDADRKTKELKDLQGHVWRDAYKQKRIEGELFEDVAPVLQQIAEEDFMLFIYSSGSVEAQKLLLANTADGDITDMFMGFFDSTQGPKTESESYKNIQKRISEEQEVNAEEILFLTDSPAEAKAACGAGWQAVLVDRSMEQEGGIELTEEDKQNFMVIENLNDLFGEDDDEDEAYGGVKRPRLEGNGECDGEEDEDDDEEGLEGEDDEAAADFGEEEEGAEDDEEEEA; via the exons ATGGCACCGCAGACGAAAAGAACGTTAGAAGAGGGAGAATCGCTCTTAGAAGGTGCTAAAGCACTCGTTCTTGATATTGAGGGCACGATCGCACCAATATCATTCGTAAAG gaAAAGCTGTTTCCTTATGTGAGAGAGAATTTGGAATCCTACCTCTCTACCAGATATGACGAAGAAGAAACTCAAGCAGATATTTCAGCATTAAGAGCACTG GCTGCAAAAGATAAAGAAGAAGGCAAAGATGTTGTTCAGTTGCCGGAGAAAGAGGATGGCAACAAAGATGATGTCATTAAAGCAGTTGTTAGTAATGTCAATGCACAGATGGATgctgacagaaaaacaaaagaattaaaagatTTACAAGGTCATGTGTGGAGGGATGCCTATAAACAAAAAAGGATTGAAGGAGA attatttgAAGATGTAGCGCCAGTATTACAGCAGATAGCAGAGGAGGACTTTATGTTGTTTATATACTCGTCAGGAAGTGTTGAAGCTCAAAAATTACTGCTAGCAAACACAGCAGATGGTGATATTACAGAT ATGTTTATGGGTTTCTTTGATTCAACACAAGGACCAAAGACAGAAAGTGAGAGCTATAAGAATATACAGAAACGAATATCAGAGGAGCAGGAAGTTAATGCTGAGGAGATCTTATTTCTAACAGATTCTCCTGCAG AGGCAAAGGCAGCATGTGGGGCAGGTTGGCAAGCAGTATTGGTGGATAGATCGATGGAACAGGAAGGTGGTATAGAACTCACAGAGGAAGATAAACAAAACTTTATGGTGATAGAAAACCTCAATGATCTGTTTGGtgaagatgatgatgaagatgaagCATATGGCGGG GTAAAACGACCACGGTTGGAGGGTAATGGAGAGTGTGATGGTGAGGaagatgaggatgatgatgaggaGGGTTTGGAGGGAGAAGATGATGAGGCTGCAGCAGATTTTGGTGAGGAGGAGGAGGGGGCTGAAGATGACGAAGAAGAGGAGGCATGA